The Flavobacterium sp. M31R6 nucleotide sequence CGAGCAAAAAATACGTATCAGCTCCTACTCGATCTAAAAAACTATCCGAGTCAATACAGCGTTTATGCCTTTGGTGAATCCATACATTACACGGACAAGGAAACAGAATTTGATTCTGATGCATTAAAGAAATATTTAGAAGATAAAAAACATACCGAAATAGAAATCCAAATGACAAAACCAACCATAGAAGATGTTTTTATGGATTTGTAATCTCTGCCCAAATAATTTACATCAAAAATGAATCAAGAAAAAATCATCACCGTAAACAAGCTCACCAAAGAATTTGGCAGTTTCACAGCAGTCAATAATATTTCTTTTGATGTGCATAAAGGGGAGATTTTCGGGTTTCTTGGTGCCAATGGTGCGGGAAAAACGACCGCTATGAAAATGCTTATCGGGATTTCAAAACCTACTTCGGGCGAAGCAATCGTAGCGGGATTTGATGTAAAAACCCAAGCCGAAATGGTCAAGAAAAGCATTGGATATATGAGTCAGAAATTTTCCATGTATGACGATTTGACCATCAAGGAAAACATAACTTTCTTTGGTGGAATCTATGGTTTGTCCCGTGCCCAAATCAAAGTAAAAACAGCACAATTAATTCAGGATTTAAATTTACAGGACGTCGCCGATAAACTGGTAAAATCCTTGCCCCAAGGTTGGAAACAAAAACTATCTTTTTCAGTGGCACTTTTGCATGAACCCAAAATAGTGTTCCTTGATGAACCCACAGGAGGTGTTGATCCTATAACAAGACGGCAATTTTGGGAAATGATTTACGCCGAAGCACATAAAGGTACCACGCTATTTGTCACCACTCATTATATGGACGAAGCCGAATATTGTGACCGAGTCTCAATAATGGTCGAAGGAAAAATAGAAGCCCTTGACAGTCCGAAAAATTTAAAACAAAAATACAATGTCGATTCCATGAATGACGTATTCCTGAAACTCGCGCGAAATGTTGAAGCCCCCTAACCCCAAAGGGGGAACAAAACTAAAACCTTTTTTAATTCCCATAATGATTCAAAACCTAAAACTTTAAACAATTAAACTTTTAAACATTTTTTTGAAATGAAAAGATTCATCGGTTTTGTAACAAAAGAATTCTACCATATTTTTAGGGACAAACGAACTATGTTTATCCTTTTCGGGATGCCTTTGGTTCAAATTATGTTATTTGGATTTGCCATTACCAATGAAATTAACAATGTCAATATCGCTATTTTCGACCAATCCAAAGACAGCGAAACCCAACAAATAATCAATAAAATAAGTGCTTCCAAGCATTTTAAAATCGTGAACCAAATCACGTACGAAGCCCAAATAGAAAGTGTTTTCCGAACTGGAAAAGTCAAAGCTGTTTTGGTGTTCGAAAAAAATTTTATCCAAAACCTACAAAACAAAAAGAACTCCAAAGTACAAGTCATCACAGATGCCACCGACCCGAATATGGCCAATACCATCACCAATTACATCAATGCCATTTTGCAAAACTATTCGCTGGAAGCCAATGCAAATAGCAAACCCATTTATCAAATTCAAACCCAAACACAACTGTATTACAACCCAGAACTTAAGAGTGTCTTCACTTTTGTACCCGGCGTGATGACTGTAATTTTGATGCTAGTTTCGGCTATGATGACCTCTATTTCTATCACACGGGAAAAAGAAATGGGCACTATGGAAGTGCTTTTGGTTTCGCCAATAAAACCCTTTCAAGTGGTAATTGGAAAAGTGTTTCCGTATATTTTTCTGTCCATAATCAATGCAACCATCATCTTGCTTTTAGGTGTTTTTGTCTTCGAAATGCCCATTGAAGGCAGTCTTTTTCTATTAGCATTAGAAAGTATATTATTCATCATCACGGCACTATCGTTAGGAATTTTAATCTCGACCATTGCCCAATCGCAACAAACCGCCATGATGTTTTCCTTAGCAGGATTAATGCTCCCAGTAATCATCCTGTCGGGATTCATCTTCCCCATTTCGAGTATGCCGCTGCCGCTACAAATCATCAGCAACATCATCCCGGCCAAGTGGTTCATCATTATCATCAAAGCCATCATGCTCAAAGGAGCCACCATATATACGATCTGGAAAGAAACCTTAATATTGATAGGAATGACGGTGTTTTTTATCGCAATAAGCATCAAGAAATATAAGATCAGACTGGAATAAATCACAATTTCAATGGTAATCAAAATAAAAAAATCCATATAAATCTGTGTCATCTGTGTGCCAATAACATAAGCGATAAAAAACATGAAAACAATCCTATTCATCATCCAAAAAGAATTCAAGCAAATCTTTAGAAACAAAGGAATGTTGCCTATCATATTTGTTTTACCGTTAATTCAATTATTAATCTTGTCCAACGCCGCCAGCTTTGAAATCCAAAATATCAAGTTCTCTTACATCGATCACGACCATTCCGCTGCTTCCAGGGAACTCATCAGTAAATTTCAAGCTTCAAAATCATTCCTAATTGTAAACCAGTTCAATACCAAACAAGAAGCCAACCTCGAAATGCAAAAAGGGAATGTAGATATTATCCTCGAAATCCCCACACAATTCGAACGTAACCTCATCACTGATAAAACCACCACACTCTCCGTAAGTATAAATGCCATCGATGGAGCATCCGCCGGAGTAGAAAACGTCTATATTTCGCAAATCATTGGAACTTACAATCAAAAAATTCAAAGCCAACTTTTGCAATACAAGGATGATTCCTTTGTAGCGCCACAAAACATAATCACCATCCCTTCCTTTTGGTACAACAACACCCTGAATTACAAAACCTACATGGTGCCCGGAATTTTGGTATTATTAGTCACTATGATAACTCTTTTCCTTTCGGCCATGAATATTGTTCGGGAAAAGGAACTAGGCACTTTGGAACAAATCAATGTAACTCCCATTCAGAAACATCAATTTATAATTGGCAAACTATTTCCTTTTTGGATACTCGGTTTAGTGATTTTAACAGTGGGCTTACTCATTGCCAAACTCGTTTTCAATGTTCCCATGTTAGGTAATTTGGGATTAATTTATGGATTTACAGCGGTGTATTTATTGCTCATACTTGGCATGGGATTGTTTATCTCCAATCACAGCGATACCCAGCAACAGGCAATGTTCATTTCTTGGTTTTTTATGGTCATTTTTATTTTGATGAGCGGCCTATTTACCCCAATAGAAAGTATGCCACAATGGGCACAAAACATTACATTATTCAACCCGATTCGGTATTTTGTCGAAATAGTTAGAATGGTGATGCTCAAAGGAGCTACGTTTTCAGATATCACAACTCAATTTTTTATCATAACAACTTATGCTGTAGTTTTGAATACTCTTGCCGTATTGAGTTATAAAAAAGTTAATTAATATCCGTGATTCAAAAAAAACAATAATTTTGACTCATCATTAAAATCAAAAAACCAAAAATTATGAAAAACCTAATCACAGTTTTGGCAGTAGCACTTTTTTCGGCAGGTATGAATGCAAGCGCTCAAGAAACAAAACCAAAAGAAACCCCTAAAAAAGAATGTACCGCTAAAGAAAAAAAGGCGTGCGACAAATCCAAAAAATCTTGCTGCACAGCAAAATCTGAAAAGAAAATGTAATGTAATTAATTTATAATACCCTAAAAGAGTGTTTGTTTATTCAAGCACTCTTTTTTTATGCAAAAAACTAATTTTACAGGCAATCTATTATTAAAAATCCCTTTGCTCCTATTTTATAATTCTATATTTTTGAGAAAACATATTCTTCATGCTCAAAAAATCATCTATTGTCGTAGCAATTCTTCTTATTCTCTTTGCCATTTTTAGAGTTTTTATTGTAGACAGTTGCAGTTCAAAAGATACAGAATATAGCGAAGTTCTCTCAGACAACAATGCTTATGTGGGCGATAAATCTTGTGTAAAATGTCATACCGCCGAGCATCATCAATGGAAACAATCCGACCATTATATGTCAATGCTTCCCGCTAATGATTCGACTGTAAAAGGAGATTTCAACAATGTGACTTTCACTGCGGATGGCATCACCAGTAAATTCTATAAAAAAGGGTCCAAATTTTTCATTAATACCGAAGGAAGTGATGGTAAAAACCATGACTTTGAAGTGAAATATATCTTTGGATACGAACCTTTGCAACAATATCTGGTTCAATTTCCAGGAGGAAGAATGCAAGTGCCTCGTGTGAGTTGGGATGTCAACAAAAAAAGATGGTTCAACCAATATGCAGGCCAAAAAATACCTTCACACGATTGGTTACATTGGACAGGAAACGCCCAAAACTGGAATACCATGTGCGCAACTTGCCATTCGACGAACTTACATAAAAATTACGACACCAAAACAGACACTTATAAAACGAGTTATAGCATCATCAATGTTAGCTGCGAAAGTTGCCATGGAGCAGGACAAAAACATTTGGGATACATTAATAGTTCCGATTATAAATCAGGAGATAAGGTAACCGGCAGTTTTATGAAATTAGGTAAAAATTCTGGGCAATTGGAACAAATAAACACCTGTGCTCCTTGTCATGCCCGCGTATCCGAGATCAGTCCTAAACACATCGACAGCAAAGAAATCATGGATAATTACATTCCGCAAATTCCAGATACTGAGTATTTCCAAGCCGACGGACAGGTCGATGACGAAGATTATATTTATACTTCTTTTTTACAAAGTAAAATGTACAGTAAAGGGGTAAAATGCAGTAATTGTCACAATCCACACAGTACAAAATTGAAACACATCGATAATCAAACGTGTGTGCAATGCCATATTCCAAAAAAATATGACACTTCAAAACACACTTTTCATACAGCAGGTTCAAAAGGTTCACTTTGCGTAAATTGTCATATGCCCGGAAAAATATACATGGGTAATGATTTACGCCACGACCATAGTTTTAGAGTGCCCAGACCCGATCTTTCTGTGAAATACGGAACTCCAAATGCGTGCAGCAACTGTCATAAAGATAAATCCGAAAAAGATTTGGCAACCGCTGTCGTAAAATGGTTTGGCCCAAATCGGAAATACCATTTTGCCGATGATTTGATACCAGGGAGTCAATTGGACGCCAATAGCGAACCACATTTAATCCAATTGATCAATACCAAAACCACTCCAAATATGATCAAAGCCACTGCGGCTTTCTACTTGGGTAGCTTCAACACACAAGCGAGTTTAAATACGTTATTATCCTGCTTAAATCATAATGATGCCCAAGTTCGCTATAGAGCTTTACGCAGTTTGTCTAGTTTTCCTCCAAACAGTTGGATTGAGAATGTTGGACCTTTATTATCGGATAAAGTGAGAGCGGTTCGTATCGCAGCGGCTGATCTTTTTGTGAGTTTGCCGAAAGACCAAATTCCAAGTCAATACACTAGTACTTTTGAATCCGCAAATAAAGAATTGGTTAGTTATCTTCGTTATCAAACAGACTTTTCTGTTGGAAATGTGATGCTTGCTGATTATTATCTAAAGATTCAAGACTATGCTAATGCCGAATCTTTTTATCTAAAAGGCCTTAAAAAAGACAATAAGATAAATTACGCCTTGCTTAATTTATCCTCTTTGTACAATGCAGTTGGAAAAAATGATGCTTCGTTGCAAGTATTACAAAAAGCACTAAAAAATGACCCCAACAACGAACGCATTTATTACAATTTGGCATTGCTTTATAATGAAATGAACAATACTATTGCGGCCGAAAGCTCTTTTGCGAAGGCAATATCCTTAAAATCGCAAAATCCAAGAGTGTATTATAATTATGGTTTGATGCTGAATGCCAAGAAAAAGTTCAAAGAAGCCGAAGCTGTTCTGCAAAAAGGAATTGCCATAAACCCTGATACACCCGATTTATATTATGCACTTACTTTTGTGTACATCCAAACCGGGAACCAAGCAAAAGCCCAGCAAACGGCTTTTCGATTAAAGCAGATGGATCCAAGTAATCCAAATTATCAGGAATTGTTTAAAAATTTGGGATTGCAATAATAAAACAATTAAAATACCTTTAGACAACCTATGACAATTGCTTTTTGGGCAGCCATTTATGAAGTATAACATCCAGATCATCTTCGGTTATTGGTTTGGAAACATAATCATTCATTCCAAACTCTAGGCATTTATCTTTTTCACCTACCATGATTCCTGCTGTTAATGCGATAATGGGAATTTTTTCTCCTTTTTTATGGCTTCGAATTTCAACAGTGGCGTCATATCCATTTTTAATAGGCATTTGGATGTCCATCAAAATCAAATCGGGATTATTGATTTCAAATTGCTCCACCCCTTCCTGTCCGTCTATGGCTTCCAAAATAATGGCATTCGGAATAATTCTTTTGACTAATGTTTTGGCCAAGAACATATTTATTTTGTTGTCTTCCACAATCAAAATACGCAGTGCATCCAAATTATTTGTACTTGGAACCTTTCGAATTGTCTTATGGGGCATCAATTCGACAAAAGTATCTTTAAGAGGTTGCGCTTTTTTAAATTTAACAAAAAAGAAAAAATCACTACCATCACCATATTTACTTTTCAGTTGCAAATTACTATTCATTAATTCAAGAAGCAAATTAGAAATAGCCAAGCCTAAGCCAGTTCCTCCAAATTTTCTTGAAGTTGCGCTGTCTTCCTGTACAAAAGAATTGAAAATTTTCTTTTGATTGTATTGCTTGATTCCAATTCCGGTATCTTTAATTGAAAATTTTATGGTAGCATTTTTTTTGCCTCCTTTTACTTGATCAACATCCAAATGAATATGTCCAAAAGAGGTGAATTTTAAGGCATTACTAATTAAATTCACTAATATTTGTTTCAATCGAATCGAATCTGCATATATGTATTGTGGTACGCATTCTTCAATAGTTAGTGATAAAGCAATGTTCTTAATATTGGCCTGATGTTTAAACAAATCAATGACTTGGTGCAACAGCCTAAAAAGATCAATATCCTCTAAATGTAATTCCAATTTACCGGATTCAATTTTGGAGAAATCAAGTATGTCGTTGATGATTTCCATTAGTGAATTTGCAGAAACATTCACTGTGGACATGTATTCCAACTGATTTTTTTCGAGATCGGTTTTCATCAATAAATCGGTAAAACCAACGATACCGTTTAATGGAGTTCGGATCTCGTGACTCATATTGGACAAAAAATCTGATTTTGCCTTATTTGCTTCCTCGGCCTGAATTTTTGCTTTTTTAAGTTCTTTATTGGTTTGTTTTAATTGCTCATTGATTTCTTCGTATTCAATGTATTTTACATATAAATCTTTTTCGCTTTCTTCCGCTTTTTCTTTGGCACGTATCAATTCCAATTCCAACAATTTATGGTCAGTTATGTCCCGAATAGTTCCAACAACAACGGAAGGATTGTTATCTTCATCCCATTTTAAAGTTCCAATTCCATGCAGCCAGCGTTCGGCCCTATCGTTTACCCGTATGATTTTGTATTCCTTGTCAAATGGTTTTCTCTTGTTTATGACTTCTTCTCGAAAATACGTCTCCAAGTTCTCCCTCCAGTCTGGATGCACCAAAGCCCTAAAAGATTCCTCATTCAAATCATAGTCAGCATCTATTCCTAAAATAGTGTTCAGTAAATCGGTTCTCGTCCATTTTCCCGTATGCATATTGATGCTGTAAGTTCCCAATTGTGCAATGATTTGCGTTTCTTTCAAAAAAAGTTCGCTTTCCTTTAATTTAATTTCGGCATTTTTTCTTTCAGTGTTATCGATAATACTGGCTCGTATCAACATTTTATTTTCAGCAGGCAAACGTACGAATCTAACATCACAGAACAGAGTTTTACCCTCGCTGTCTAAGTTAATCCATTCAAAAGATGGTTTACCGCCAGCTATTGCCTCATTATACTTTTCATTTGCCATATCAACAGACAAACGGCCATTGGGTTGATATTCTGGACTCAAATTTCTAAGTTCCATTCCTAACAGCTCTTTTTCCGACATTTTAAATAAAGTCATTGCACTCTGACTGACACTAACGAATTTTTTTTCTTCCAAATCGATAACTACAAGTGCTTCTGGTGCATTTTCTACCAATATCCTAAAACGTTCTTCCTTTTCTTTCAATGCCTCTATTGTTTGTATTCGCTCGGTCACATCTTTGACAAACAACAAAACTTGCTTTTCTGATAATTTAATAGCATCAATAGACCAACAACGTATTGATCCTTTTTCATGCACAAAAGGAACTATATCGTTTGAAGTTCCTTGCAAAAAAAGGGTTTTAAAAATACACTCAATGCTTTTTTGAGCATTTGTAGGTGTTAAATCATAAAGTGTTTTTTTTAATAATTTATTTTTGGAGTAACCCGTTATTTTTGTAGCTGCAGGATTTACTTCCAAGAAAGCCCCTTCTTTATTTACTACTATTACGCCATCTGGCGCATTCTCCACATAGTTTCTAAATTTGGCATTACTTTGTTGCTCTCTCTCTTTCTCTTTAATAGCCGACACTTCTTTCTCTTTAGCCAAAATTTCACTCTCAATTCGCTTTTTTTCGGTTATGTCTTGAGCAACTCCTCTCAAAATAATAGTTTCTCCTTTATCGTTCAGAATTGGAATTCCAGTACCGTAAACCCATTTGAAACGGTTGTCGGGAAAGAGTAGTTTATGGGTAATTTCATAAGGCAATTTTGTTCTGACTGATTCACTTATTTTTTCATTGATAATCGCTTTATCTTCCTCTGAAAAATGGTTTAGATATAGTTGATATAAGTTTTCATTAGTGTCATTGGGAATCTCAAAAATACGATACAATTCTTTGGACCAAGTCAGTTCTTGCGTTTTTAAATTAAATTCCCAGCTTCCTATTTTGGCAATTTTCTGAGCATCATTTAATGAGTTTTCACTAGCAATTAGTTGCTCTTGAATATTTCTAATTTCAGTGATGTCTCGTCCAATGGAATAAACGAGATTTTTTGAAGGATTTATAATGGATGTCCATTGAACAGATAAGATTTCTCCTTTTTTTGAAATGATTCTATTTTCAAAAATTACTGAAGTCTTTCCATTTAAAAGTTCTTGAAGTGCTTCCCTTGTTTTGGCAACATCTTCAGGATAAATGTATTTGATATAGCTATTCAATAATAACTCTCTTTTGGAATAGCCTAATTTTTTAATAAATACAAGATTGAATTCCTTGAAATAACTATTTAAATCTGAAACACAAATGAAATCTGAAGTTTCTCTGGTAAAAAATTCAAAATTAGCAATCGAATCAATTTTCTTTTGTAATAGCGAAATCTTATTCTCTTGTTTTTTTATTTTTTGCAGTAATTCTTCAATAGATGGTATAGTTTCTTTCATAATCTCAAAACAAAATTGAATTAGTAGACAAAACCAAATGACAAAAAACACAAAACTAAAGATATAAAATTTATATCACATAATGTACTAATAGATAAACAATTACAAAACTGCCAACACATTAGGACAAAAAAAAAATCTTCCTTCACTATTTTCAGAAAAGAAGATTTATTATTACTAAGAAAATATTTTCAAAAGAAAGAAATGATAACTATTTAGACTAATTATTCAACCATTTTAATAATACTTTTTCCAAATCGGATTGAATAATAGGCTTTGTAATATAATCAGACATTCCGTGTTCCATACACTTTTCTTTTTCTCCGTTCAAAACTCCAGCCGTTAAGGCAATTACAGGTATATGCTTGGTGTTTTCTGATTTTCTGATTTCTAAAGTAGCATCATAGCCATTTTGAATTGGCATTTGAATGTCCATTAAAATTAAGTCCGGTAAATTTTCTTCTGCCAAGACCACTGCATCGTAGCCATTTGTGGCTTCTAGTAGATCACAATTTTTTATAATTTTACGTACCAACGTTTTAGCCAAAAGCATGTTTATTTTATTGTCTTCAGCAATTAACACCTTGAAATTATTGAGTGAATTTGACAAATGCGAAGTCACATTTGAAATCAAATTATCTTTAACCGATAAATCATTTGTCTCGGAAAGTATTTTCTCAAAAGCAACCGTGAAAAAGAATTCGCTTCCCGCTCCATAAGCACTGATTAATTGCAGTTCACTATTTTTTAATGCTAAAAGTTGACTTGAAATCGCCAATCCCAGCCCTGTTCCTCCATATTTTCTGGTAGTGGTATTATCGGCTTGAATGAATGATTGAAAAATTTTCTTTTGATTATGGTCTTTAATTCCAATTCCCGTGTCTATTACCGAAAACTTAATTTTTGAAATCGTTTTGTCCTTTTCAACTTGAGTTACTTTCAATTTTATGTGACCCGAAAAGGTAAATTTCATCGAATTACTTAGCAAATTCACTAGTATCTGCTTTAATCGAAAAGAATCGCCATTGATGTATTTCGGCACATTGGGATCAATATCAAGCAATAACTCAATTTTTTTGTGATTGGCTTCGTATTTGAATAAATTGATAATTTGATTTGACAATTGAATAATATCAATTTTCTCAGTACTCAATTCCAGTTTACCTGACTCAATTTTTGAAAAGTCCAAAATGTTATTTATAATTTCCATCAAAGTATTGGCCGATTCATTCACTGTTTTGAGATATTCCAATTGGTCATTATCAAATTTTGTCTTCAATAACAGATCCGTAAAACCAACTATCCCGTTAAGTGGCGTACGTATTTCATGACTCATATTGGCCAAGAAATCCGACTTGGCTTTATTGGCTGCTTCGGCTTTCTCTTTGGCCTTGATAGTATCATCAATTTGCTTTTTTTGGGTAATATCCTGAACCACACCTTTTAATGCCACTACATTATTATTCTTATCCATTATGGGAACTCCACTGCAAAAAACCCATTTTGTTTTTTGATCTGTTAAAACAATTCGATGCTCCATTTCATATGGTACCTTATTTGAAATGGTATTATATACATTTTTATTTAAGTTCTCTGCGTCCTCGGGTAAAAAACAGGATAAATATTTGGCATATAACTCCGAATCATTAGGGAAATTCTCTATTTCGAATATTTCATATAATTCATTGGACCAATTTAATTCTTGAGTCACTAAATTAAAATCCCAACTTCCTATTTTTGCAATTTTCTGAGCTTCATTAAGTGATTTTTCACTGGATAAAAGTTTTTCCTGTGTTTTTCTAAT carries:
- a CDS encoding PAS domain-containing protein, which encodes MEKTKKEFTYDELLQKVEAQELLIKKLNDEKFAITNFEYFVKESPDLVCIADTNAYYKVVNDEFVKTLGYSKEELLSRPFLEFVHPDDLDKTLEEVRNLTKNNPTVDFENRYIKKNGESVCLQWKANLHTANNLVYAIARDVTEIRKTQEKLLSSEKSLNEAQKIAKIGSWDFNLVTQELNWSNELYEIFEIENFPNDSELYAKYLSCFLPEDAENLNKNVYNTISNKVPYEMEHRIVLTDQKTKWVFCSGVPIMDKNNNVVALKGVVQDITQKKQIDDTIKAKEKAEAANKAKSDFLANMSHEIRTPLNGIVGFTDLLLKTKFDNDQLEYLKTVNESANTLMEIINNILDFSKIESGKLELSTEKIDIIQLSNQIINLFKYEANHKKIELLLDIDPNVPKYINGDSFRLKQILVNLLSNSMKFTFSGHIKLKVTQVEKDKTISKIKFSVIDTGIGIKDHNQKKIFQSFIQADNTTTRKYGGTGLGLAISSQLLALKNSELQLISAYGAGSEFFFTVAFEKILSETNDLSVKDNLISNVTSHLSNSLNNFKVLIAEDNKINMLLAKTLVRKIIKNCDLLEATNGYDAVVLAEENLPDLILMDIQMPIQNGYDATLEIRKSENTKHIPVIALTAGVLNGEKEKCMEHGMSDYITKPIIQSDLEKVLLKWLNN
- a CDS encoding ABC transporter permease; this translates as MKTILFIIQKEFKQIFRNKGMLPIIFVLPLIQLLILSNAASFEIQNIKFSYIDHDHSAASRELISKFQASKSFLIVNQFNTKQEANLEMQKGNVDIILEIPTQFERNLITDKTTTLSVSINAIDGASAGVENVYISQIIGTYNQKIQSQLLQYKDDSFVAPQNIITIPSFWYNNTLNYKTYMVPGILVLLVTMITLFLSAMNIVREKELGTLEQINVTPIQKHQFIIGKLFPFWILGLVILTVGLLIAKLVFNVPMLGNLGLIYGFTAVYLLLILGMGLFISNHSDTQQQAMFISWFFMVIFILMSGLFTPIESMPQWAQNITLFNPIRYFVEIVRMVMLKGATFSDITTQFFIITTYAVVLNTLAVLSYKKVN
- a CDS encoding ABC transporter permease — its product is MKRFIGFVTKEFYHIFRDKRTMFILFGMPLVQIMLFGFAITNEINNVNIAIFDQSKDSETQQIINKISASKHFKIVNQITYEAQIESVFRTGKVKAVLVFEKNFIQNLQNKKNSKVQVITDATDPNMANTITNYINAILQNYSLEANANSKPIYQIQTQTQLYYNPELKSVFTFVPGVMTVILMLVSAMMTSISITREKEMGTMEVLLVSPIKPFQVVIGKVFPYIFLSIINATIILLLGVFVFEMPIEGSLFLLALESILFIITALSLGILISTIAQSQQTAMMFSLAGLMLPVIILSGFIFPISSMPLPLQIISNIIPAKWFIIIIKAIMLKGATIYTIWKETLILIGMTVFFIAISIKKYKIRLE
- a CDS encoding ABC transporter ATP-binding protein; this translates as MNQEKIITVNKLTKEFGSFTAVNNISFDVHKGEIFGFLGANGAGKTTAMKMLIGISKPTSGEAIVAGFDVKTQAEMVKKSIGYMSQKFSMYDDLTIKENITFFGGIYGLSRAQIKVKTAQLIQDLNLQDVADKLVKSLPQGWKQKLSFSVALLHEPKIVFLDEPTGGVDPITRRQFWEMIYAEAHKGTTLFVTTHYMDEAEYCDRVSIMVEGKIEALDSPKNLKQKYNVDSMNDVFLKLARNVEAP
- a CDS encoding tetratricopeptide repeat protein, with amino-acid sequence MLKKSSIVVAILLILFAIFRVFIVDSCSSKDTEYSEVLSDNNAYVGDKSCVKCHTAEHHQWKQSDHYMSMLPANDSTVKGDFNNVTFTADGITSKFYKKGSKFFINTEGSDGKNHDFEVKYIFGYEPLQQYLVQFPGGRMQVPRVSWDVNKKRWFNQYAGQKIPSHDWLHWTGNAQNWNTMCATCHSTNLHKNYDTKTDTYKTSYSIINVSCESCHGAGQKHLGYINSSDYKSGDKVTGSFMKLGKNSGQLEQINTCAPCHARVSEISPKHIDSKEIMDNYIPQIPDTEYFQADGQVDDEDYIYTSFLQSKMYSKGVKCSNCHNPHSTKLKHIDNQTCVQCHIPKKYDTSKHTFHTAGSKGSLCVNCHMPGKIYMGNDLRHDHSFRVPRPDLSVKYGTPNACSNCHKDKSEKDLATAVVKWFGPNRKYHFADDLIPGSQLDANSEPHLIQLINTKTTPNMIKATAAFYLGSFNTQASLNTLLSCLNHNDAQVRYRALRSLSSFPPNSWIENVGPLLSDKVRAVRIAAADLFVSLPKDQIPSQYTSTFESANKELVSYLRYQTDFSVGNVMLADYYLKIQDYANAESFYLKGLKKDNKINYALLNLSSLYNAVGKNDASLQVLQKALKNDPNNERIYYNLALLYNEMNNTIAAESSFAKAISLKSQNPRVYYNYGLMLNAKKKFKEAEAVLQKGIAINPDTPDLYYALTFVYIQTGNQAKAQQTAFRLKQMDPSNPNYQELFKNLGLQ
- a CDS encoding PAS domain S-box protein, coding for MKETIPSIEELLQKIKKQENKISLLQKKIDSIANFEFFTRETSDFICVSDLNSYFKEFNLVFIKKLGYSKRELLLNSYIKYIYPEDVAKTREALQELLNGKTSVIFENRIISKKGEILSVQWTSIINPSKNLVYSIGRDITEIRNIQEQLIASENSLNDAQKIAKIGSWEFNLKTQELTWSKELYRIFEIPNDTNENLYQLYLNHFSEEDKAIINEKISESVRTKLPYEITHKLLFPDNRFKWVYGTGIPILNDKGETIILRGVAQDITEKKRIESEILAKEKEVSAIKEKEREQQSNAKFRNYVENAPDGVIVVNKEGAFLEVNPAATKITGYSKNKLLKKTLYDLTPTNAQKSIECIFKTLFLQGTSNDIVPFVHEKGSIRCWSIDAIKLSEKQVLLFVKDVTERIQTIEALKEKEERFRILVENAPEALVVIDLEEKKFVSVSQSAMTLFKMSEKELLGMELRNLSPEYQPNGRLSVDMANEKYNEAIAGGKPSFEWINLDSEGKTLFCDVRFVRLPAENKMLIRASIIDNTERKNAEIKLKESELFLKETQIIAQLGTYSINMHTGKWTRTDLLNTILGIDADYDLNEESFRALVHPDWRENLETYFREEVINKRKPFDKEYKIIRVNDRAERWLHGIGTLKWDEDNNPSVVVGTIRDITDHKLLELELIRAKEKAEESEKDLYVKYIEYEEINEQLKQTNKELKKAKIQAEEANKAKSDFLSNMSHEIRTPLNGIVGFTDLLMKTDLEKNQLEYMSTVNVSANSLMEIINDILDFSKIESGKLELHLEDIDLFRLLHQVIDLFKHQANIKNIALSLTIEECVPQYIYADSIRLKQILVNLISNALKFTSFGHIHLDVDQVKGGKKNATIKFSIKDTGIGIKQYNQKKIFNSFVQEDSATSRKFGGTGLGLAISNLLLELMNSNLQLKSKYGDGSDFFFFVKFKKAQPLKDTFVELMPHKTIRKVPSTNNLDALRILIVEDNKINMFLAKTLVKRIIPNAIILEAIDGQEGVEQFEINNPDLILMDIQMPIKNGYDATVEIRSHKKGEKIPIIALTAGIMVGEKDKCLEFGMNDYVSKPITEDDLDVILHKWLPKKQLS